The Natrinema caseinilyticum genomic sequence TCGATTTCGACGACGGTCTTGTTGTGGCGAGTGACGTTCATTTCGAGGTTCCCCCCGGGGTCGTTGCGCCGTTTGAACGTCGCGACGGCGGCGAACAGACACCAGATCGCGGTCAGCAACCCGAGCAAGTAGATCGCGGAGACCTCGAGCGTCAACTGGTCACTGCCGTATCGCCACTGGTGTGGGTAGGCGTGCCAGAAGAGCGCGACCCCCAGCAGGCAGAGGCTCGCGCTGATCGCGGCCGTCGCCTGGATACGGCGGCTGGCCGGTAACACGACGAAGACACCGACGAGGACGGTCGGAACGCTGAGTCCGGCCAGAACGCCCGCCGCACGGACTGTCGCGAACTGGGCGGCCATTCCTCCCGAGAGTTCGACTGCGAAGCCACCGACGGGGTCAGTCGTCGCCACGAGGACGGCTACGACTGCCAGGAACGCACCCACCAAGACGAGCGCCGTTCCCGTGTACAGCCGGCGACTCGTCACCCCAGGCGCGGTTCCATCGTAGACCTCCGTCAGGCTTGTCATGGAGCCTCGTTCGGTTCCCTCACACAAAACGATACGTCAGACACATGTAGTCTGTTGGATAATTAACGTGACGGACGGCGTATGGTGG encodes the following:
- a CDS encoding DUF7139 domain-containing protein produces the protein MTSLTEVYDGTAPGVTSRRLYTGTALVLVGAFLAVVAVLVATTDPVGGFAVELSGGMAAQFATVRAAGVLAGLSVPTVLVGVFVVLPASRRIQATAAISASLCLLGVALFWHAYPHQWRYGSDQLTLEVSAIYLLGLLTAIWCLFAAVATFKRRNDPGGNLEMNVTRHNKTVVEIDDSTSSGGLGGIGFLGGMPDGDVETQTNASAETDTKDAGAGVIREGVSSARRSPGRSPRSTGIGGGTATTPGRSVGAATSDGGSTTADISSPLEGDDGTGAEIVDSPKARSAAPTDRYCGNCTHFEYVRSSDGMIPYCARHETAMDDMDACEDWTPNRQ